The genomic segment TGCCTGCTTTCGGATCCCAGAGAGTTACATTTTGGTTCATGTTTTTCCTGCCACTTTTTGCTGCAGTCTTAATGTGCCACCCCCGTTTCTTGTACTTTGTTTACTCTCGGTCGCACCTGTGCCTACCCGACCCCATCTGGTACTGAACAAAATGTTCGTGCCATTCTGTCTTGAACATTTGAGGGTGGTGTGATTCATGCTTAGTAGATCAAATCGTGTTTTGTGAGGATTTGCAAACAATGCGGCAGTAGTGTCCGGTTTGCGCTTTCAGTTCAAAGTGCGAAGCAAGCGGTCGCAGCTTCGAAGAAGGGGGCAAAGGCGAAGCCGGCAGCAGATTCCTCCGATTCCTCGGGCGACTCTACGGAAGACGAAACTCGTGAGTTGAGGGCTCTTTGGTTTCCTCAATTTTCCCATCTCGTTAGTCCTAGCACGTTGACGGGCAACGGCATGATGTGTACAGTTCCGCTCGAGTCAATAGGcagtctttttctttgcgtGTGAGAGAACTGCCgttgcgttttttcctcttcagtCTGTTTGTCCGGCACACACGCTCTACATGTGTAGGGCTGCGCCCCTCAGAGCGCATCTTTGACGGCCGACGTCGCTGCATCTCTTTGCGTATGTTTATACAGCTCAGTCGAAGCCGGTGGCGAAGGGGAAGGCGCAGACTGCCAACGCGGCAACTCGCAAGCAGGAGTCTTCGAGCGAtgacagcagcgacgaggaagcgcCGAACGGAGTGCGCCAAGCGGCGCCGAAGGCCGCGGCAAAGGCCGCAGTGAGGAAGGCCGCTTCCTCCAGCGACGAGtccagcgacgaagacgaggctCCCCAGCCTCCCCAGCCGAAGGGTAAGAAGGCTGCGCAGCCGAGCAAGGCCGCGGCTCCGAAGGCAGCGAGCAAGAAAGCTGCCGAAacgagcagcgaagaggactCGAGCGACGACGAACCAGCCAAGAAAGTGACTCCACCTGCCTCCAAAAAGCCAGCTGCGAAGGCGGCTTCGAGCGACGACGACTCTTCCAGCGATGAGGAGATGCCGGCGCCTCAAGCCCGACCTCAGAAGCCCGCTGCCGGAAAGGCCGcagcgcagaagaaggcagactcATCCGAGTcggaggaagacagcgacagcgacgacgaacCTTCCGCGAAGAGCAAAGTCTCTGCGGCAGCGAGGCTTCCTGCAAAGAAACCCGTcgcaaagaaagaagagtcCGACTCGAGTGACGAGGACGACTCCAGCGATGACGAAAAGCCGGCTCCTGCTGCCCAGAAGAAGGCCGTAGCTGCTGCGCAGCCCAAGAAGAAGGCCGCCAAGGCCCCTGCGGCGAGCAGCGATGAGTCTGATGAAGACGACTCCgatgaggaggaagaggcgccaAAGAAATCCAAGAACGAAAAGGACGTCATGATGGAGGAGGAAAGTgacgaagacagcgacgatGAAGAAAAAAGTAAGCTTCGGGGGATATTCGTAATCGTCGCTCATTTCGATCTGGTGGTCGCAGTCGTTACACGTTGTGGGATATAAGTAGAGAAGAGTTAGGTGAAGCATGCCTCCTGGGTAGGAAAAGGGCCTGTTCGAGGTAACGAAACAACGTCGGTTTACTCTTGCAACTGGAGTTGTGCTTCTGCTCGGAATGCAGGCGAGCGCccggtgaagaagagaaaagaagcaccCGCAGATGAAGATTTGCAGCACACCTCCAAGAAACGTAAGGAGGAGCACCCGAAGGCACGCCTGCAAACCAAGGGCGGCGGCGTCGTTGATAAACTACGAACAGAAATTTTCTGCGGAGGTCTGCCGTACTCTACTACTGAGGTACGTGGCAAACTTATATGAAGCCTCTTTGTAATTTCAAGCaattttcactttttctgaGGGTTGTCTCGTAGGCAGAGCTCCAGCGGACGGTGATACATCTCTCGCGCCCAGCCACGGGGCATGTCTGTCTCGTGCACGTGTAGGCTCGATCAACGCTGTCCTCCAATACCTCTGCAAAACTCGAATCAACGCTTGTTTGAGCTGCTGCCGACTGTTACGATTGTAACCACCGGTGGCGGTATAGGTGGCGCTGACATTTCCTTCTGCAGTTGTTTCTGCTTCCGAATGGACACACTGTTCGCGACTCGCTGCGCATGGCGCTTGGGTGGTTCAATTGAAGACGCAAGAGTTACGCGAAAGTCACCTAATTGGGATTTTCATGGCTCTCATATACCggtgtctgtgtgcgttCGTGGCAAACGTGAAGTTTTTACAGAAAATACGAAACGGTTTTATTGTTCGGTGTCCAACGACAACTACTTTATCTGCACCTTGTCAGTGAGGTGTTCAAGCCCACCCGAGTGATGACTTTTTTTATTTCTTGTCATTGAGTCGGCGACAGCCGCTGATAACAAAAAGCGACCATACTCTCTGACTTAGGGTGTACGACTTCTTTTAGACTGTGTAGCCTTGTCCCATTGTGCACCGTGGTTCGTGGACTGAGCGCAGCGTGCTAATATGAAATTGTGACGGGTGGAACGGAGATTGGTGATTTTCTATTTCTTGCCATTGAGTTGGCGACAGCCGCTGATAACACAGAGCGACCATACTCTGTGACCATTTGGTGTAATATTTCATGTAGATCGTGTAGCTGTGTCAGTGTGCACCATGGTTTGGAGAGGTGCATGCAACATAACGATGTGAAGTTGTGGCTGGTGGACGGAGAATGATGATCCTTTATTTCTTGTCATTGAGTCGGCGACAGCCGCTGATAACAAAAAGCGACCATACTCTCTGACAGTCTTCTTGTCCCACATTTTCCCGTAGATTCATGGTTGTTTCTGTGAACTCGAGTGGTCTGGGTCGTGGTGTTTCCGCTTTAGTGGGGTTCCTCGTCTGCATGCTGGTCTTCGAAACGGTTGCCCCGCACGTAAAGCCTTTTAACCGCATCTCCTCACCCTTTACGTTTCGTGGCTTTCGGggcttccgtttcttctgcagagtGAGTTGAAAGAGCTGTTCGAGTCCGACTGTGGTCCGACAACTCGCATCAAGATGCTTGAAGGAAAGGGCATTGCGTTCATTACCTTCGAAACCGAGGAGGCTGCCCAGAAGGCCGTCGAATACAACAACACTCAGTACAACGGTCGCACCCTTCGCATCAACCTCACCGCCGACAAGCAAAACCACCAGCCGGGCGGCGGTGACCGCGGAGGTCGTGGAGGCCGCGGCGGCCGCGACCAAGGCAACGgccgaggcggcggcgctgcAGGTGGAGACCGGCCAAAGGCTTCTCCTAACAAGCAGATTGTCGTGAGAAACTTGAGCTTCAACGCAACAGAGGAGTCCATCCGGAGCCTCTTCGAGGAATGCGGTAAGGACACAGCTACGCAGCCCATGCGCGAGGATCCGCTGTGATTTTTTCTTGTAGTCACTCTTCTGACCGGCTACCACAGATGGTGGTGATTTTATTCCACATGATAGGAATAAGAAACCCGCGGGTCTTCACGGAGTCTGCTGCACGTCACGAGTACGCACAGACGGAGTTTGGGAGTTTTTTCCGTCTTTTCGGTGTCTTGAGGAAAATGAGTGGTGGTCGCCACGATCTATTTTCGTAAGGTGTATTGCGCCGGTGTGGTAGGAGAAAACGTACATTCGAGACGTTTCGCTCATGATGTGATGCATCTTTTTCTGGAGCGGCTTCACAACAGGGGACGGTGGTCCTGTCAGGAAGATCCCGTGTGGAGTTAGTACACTTGCCAACGTGCCGGCGGTTTCATGGTTCCGCTGTTCAGGAATGCAACCACTTCTGTGAAATGGACTACGTTACGAAGCTAATTCCTTTGTGCATGTTGCACGTTGTGGTTTTTCAGGTGAAATCCAGGAAGTGAGAATGCCTGTGTTTGAGGACACTGGGAAATTCAAGGGCCAGGCATTCATTGAGTTCGACAGCATCGAATCGGCCACCAAGGCGGTTGAGTACAACAATACCGATGTCGACGGCAGAACCGTCTGGATCGATTTCGCGCTTCCGCGCGGCTCCGGTGGTGGCGGCCGAGGCGGCTTTGGTGGCCGTGGTGGCGGCAGAGGCGGTAAGCCAGAAAAGGGTTGAACGACGGCATTTGCCACCATGCATCACTTGCTAGAAAGCATGCACTCATAGAGGATAATTCCACACGTCTGATGTGGTTTTCCTGCTCGACGCTGCTGCGGACAATCCGCGTCAGGACCCTGTGAAATTCCGGACTTATCGGTTTCTCATACAGAACCATGCTGTTTCGATGGGCGCGGTGTTGCGGGAAGAAGCACCGTGCACAAATTACGTGAAGAAGACTGACGCCACTGTAAATTAGAAGTGGAGTGACCGTTATCTCTCTAGTTTCTGACCTTACTATGTGGTTTGCTTGTGCGTCCCATGCTCAGGCTTCGGTGGTGGCCGAGGTGGCGGCCGAGGTGGCGGCCGAGGAGGCCGCGGAGGCGGTCGCGGAGGCGCTTCCAGCGCTGTGAAGGCTGCGAAGGACGGCACTGTCCAGGAGTTCCAAGGAACATCTAAGACATTCGACAGTGACAGTGACTAGAGAAAGGACTTTCTTCTG from the Toxoplasma gondii ME49 chromosome IX, whole genome shotgun sequence genome contains:
- a CDS encoding RNA recognition motif-containing protein (encoded by transcript TGME49_291930) gives rise to the protein MKRKAAPVAVARPASDSDDSDSSEEEQQMKVQKGKKGAAGAPASAKGAPKKPVPSKADSSSSSEDDSSDEEVAKRVAKKGGVITSASAVQSAKQAVAASKKGAKAKPAADSSDSSGDSTEDETPQSKPVAKGKAQTANAATRKQESSSDDSSDEEAPNGVRQAAPKAAAKAAVRKAASSSDESSDEDEAPQPPQPKGKKAAQPSKAAAPKAASKKAAETSSEEDSSDDEPAKKVTPPASKKPAAKAASSDDDSSSDEEMPAPQARPQKPAAGKAAAQKKADSSESEEDSDSDDEPSAKSKVSAAARLPAKKPVAKKEESDSSDEDDSSDDEKPAPAAQKKAVAAAQPKKKAAKAPAASSDESDEDDSDEEEEAPKKSKNEKDVMMEEESDEDSDDEEKSERPVKKRKEAPADEDLQHTSKKRKEEHPKARLQTKGGGVVDKLRTEIFCGGLPYSTTESELKELFESDCGPTTRIKMLEGKGIAFITFETEEAAQKAVEYNNTQYNGRTLRINLTADKQNHQPGGGDRGGRGGRGGRDQGNGRGGGAAGGDRPKASPNKQIVVRNLSFNATEESIRSLFEECGEIQEVRMPVFEDTGKFKGQAFIEFDSIESATKAVEYNNTDVDGRTVWIDFALPRGSGGGGRGGFGGRGGGRGGFGGGRGGGRGGGRGGRGGGRGGASSAVKAAKDGTVQEFQGTSKTFDSDSD